The Nerophis ophidion isolate RoL-2023_Sa linkage group LG09, RoL_Noph_v1.0, whole genome shotgun sequence genome contains a region encoding:
- the hif1an gene encoding hypoxia-inducible factor 1-alpha inhibitor isoform X3: protein MAAATVVEADPAASDFPGGWDETQLRKYSFPTKTIPRLSHSDPRAELLINNEEPVVLTDTNLVYPALKWDVAYLQENIGNGDFSVYTAENHKFLYYDEKKMSNVDNFVPKSRRKEMKFSEFVEKMQETQQSGGEERIYLQQTLNDTVGKKIVVDFLGFNWNWINKQQAKRNWGQLTSNLLLIGMEGNVTPAHYDEQQNFFAQIKGQKRCILFPPDQFECLYPYPVHHPCDRQSQVNFDNPDYERFPNFKNVVGYEAVVGPGDVLYIPMYWWHHIESLLSGGVTITVNFWYKGAPTPKRIEYPLRAHQKVAIMRNIEKMLGEALGDAREVGPLLKMMIKGRYEDSQSESDS from the exons ATGGCGGCGGCGACCGTCGTGGAGGCTGACCCGGCGGCGAGTGACTTCCCCGGCGGCTGGGATGAGACTCAGCTGCGGAAGTATTCTTTCCCCACCAAGACCATCCCCAGGCTGTCGCACTCGGACCCCCGAGCGGAGTTGCTGATAAACAACGAG GAGCCGGTGGTCCTAACCGATACAAACCTCGTCTATCCGGCACTCAAATGGGACGTTGCCTATCTCCAAGAGAACATCGGCAACGGGGACTTCTCCGTCTACACGGCGGAGAACCACAAGTTCCTCTACTACGACGAGAAGAAAATGTCCAACGTGGATAACTTTGTCCCCAAGTCCCGGCGGAAGGAGATGAAATTCTCTGAATTTGTGGAGAAGATGCAGGAGACGCAACAGAGTGGCGGGGAGGAGAG GATATACCTCCAGCAGACCTTAAACGACACCGTCGGAAAGAAAATAGTTGTTGACTTCCTGGGTTTCAACTGGAACTGGATCAACAAGCAGCAAGCCAAGAGGAACTGGGGACAGCTGACATCCAACCTCCTCCTGATAGGCATGGAAG GTAACGTGACACCGGCGCATTACGACGAGCAGCAGAACTTTTTTGCACAAATCAAAGGCCAAAAGAGATGCATCCTCTTCCCTCCAGACCAGTTTGAGTGCCTTTATCCGTACCCCGTGCATCACCCCTGCGACAGACAGAGCCAA GTTAACTTCGATAACCCCGACTATGAGAGGTTTcccaattttaaaaatgttgttggcTATGAGGCAGTGGTTGGTCCTGGAGACGTGCTCTACATCCCTATGTATTG gTGGCATCACATAGAATCACTGCTGAGCGGTGGTGTGACCATAACAGTCAACTTCTGGTACAAG GGTGCGCCCACACCCAAGAGGATAGAATACCCACTGCGAGCTCATCAGAAGGTGGCCATTATGAGGAACATCGAGAAGATGCTGGGAGAAGCACTCGGTGACGCCCGAGAA
- the hif1an gene encoding hypoxia-inducible factor 1-alpha inhibitor isoform X4: MLSCGSFVSKEPVVLTDTNLVYPALKWDVAYLQENIGNGDFSVYTAENHKFLYYDEKKMSNVDNFVPKSRRKEMKFSEFVEKMQETQQSGGEERIYLQQTLNDTVGKKIVVDFLGFNWNWINKQQAKRNWGQLTSNLLLIGMEGNVTPAHYDEQQNFFAQIKGQKRCILFPPDQFECLYPYPVHHPCDRQSQVNFDNPDYERFPNFKNVVGYEAVVGPGDVLYIPMYWWHHIESLLSGGVTITVNFWYKGAPTPKRIEYPLRAHQKVAIMRNIEKMLGEALGDAREVGPLLKMMIKGRYEDSQSESDS; encoded by the exons ATGCTGTCCTGCGGGTCATTTGTCTCTAAG GAGCCGGTGGTCCTAACCGATACAAACCTCGTCTATCCGGCACTCAAATGGGACGTTGCCTATCTCCAAGAGAACATCGGCAACGGGGACTTCTCCGTCTACACGGCGGAGAACCACAAGTTCCTCTACTACGACGAGAAGAAAATGTCCAACGTGGATAACTTTGTCCCCAAGTCCCGGCGGAAGGAGATGAAATTCTCTGAATTTGTGGAGAAGATGCAGGAGACGCAACAGAGTGGCGGGGAGGAGAG GATATACCTCCAGCAGACCTTAAACGACACCGTCGGAAAGAAAATAGTTGTTGACTTCCTGGGTTTCAACTGGAACTGGATCAACAAGCAGCAAGCCAAGAGGAACTGGGGACAGCTGACATCCAACCTCCTCCTGATAGGCATGGAAG GTAACGTGACACCGGCGCATTACGACGAGCAGCAGAACTTTTTTGCACAAATCAAAGGCCAAAAGAGATGCATCCTCTTCCCTCCAGACCAGTTTGAGTGCCTTTATCCGTACCCCGTGCATCACCCCTGCGACAGACAGAGCCAA GTTAACTTCGATAACCCCGACTATGAGAGGTTTcccaattttaaaaatgttgttggcTATGAGGCAGTGGTTGGTCCTGGAGACGTGCTCTACATCCCTATGTATTG gTGGCATCACATAGAATCACTGCTGAGCGGTGGTGTGACCATAACAGTCAACTTCTGGTACAAG GGTGCGCCCACACCCAAGAGGATAGAATACCCACTGCGAGCTCATCAGAAGGTGGCCATTATGAGGAACATCGAGAAGATGCTGGGAGAAGCACTCGGTGACGCCCGAGAA
- the hif1an gene encoding hypoxia-inducible factor 1-alpha inhibitor isoform X1, giving the protein MKQRFVFSRAGLSSLHLHAAEETCPRCSGSAHGRLRSLSHVAPIARVSNGSLLHDDGVFVDVLWRSSCHNSSAREPVVLTDTNLVYPALKWDVAYLQENIGNGDFSVYTAENHKFLYYDEKKMSNVDNFVPKSRRKEMKFSEFVEKMQETQQSGGEERIYLQQTLNDTVGKKIVVDFLGFNWNWINKQQAKRNWGQLTSNLLLIGMEGNVTPAHYDEQQNFFAQIKGQKRCILFPPDQFECLYPYPVHHPCDRQSQVNFDNPDYERFPNFKNVVGYEAVVGPGDVLYIPMYWWHHIESLLSGGVTITVNFWYKGAPTPKRIEYPLRAHQKVAIMRNIEKMLGEALGDAREVGPLLKMMIKGRYEDSQSESDS; this is encoded by the exons ATGAAACAGCGTTTTGTTTTTAGTCGCGCAGGTTTGTCATCACTTCACCTCCATGCGGCAGAGGAGACGTGCCCGCGCTGCAGCGGGAGCGCGCATGGCCGCCTACGTTCTCTTAGTCACGTAGCCCCCATTGCCAGGGTGTCCAATGGCAGTCTTCTGCACGATGACGGTGTGTTCGTGGATGTTTTATGGCGCTCCTCCTGTCATAATTCAAGTGCAAGG GAGCCGGTGGTCCTAACCGATACAAACCTCGTCTATCCGGCACTCAAATGGGACGTTGCCTATCTCCAAGAGAACATCGGCAACGGGGACTTCTCCGTCTACACGGCGGAGAACCACAAGTTCCTCTACTACGACGAGAAGAAAATGTCCAACGTGGATAACTTTGTCCCCAAGTCCCGGCGGAAGGAGATGAAATTCTCTGAATTTGTGGAGAAGATGCAGGAGACGCAACAGAGTGGCGGGGAGGAGAG GATATACCTCCAGCAGACCTTAAACGACACCGTCGGAAAGAAAATAGTTGTTGACTTCCTGGGTTTCAACTGGAACTGGATCAACAAGCAGCAAGCCAAGAGGAACTGGGGACAGCTGACATCCAACCTCCTCCTGATAGGCATGGAAG GTAACGTGACACCGGCGCATTACGACGAGCAGCAGAACTTTTTTGCACAAATCAAAGGCCAAAAGAGATGCATCCTCTTCCCTCCAGACCAGTTTGAGTGCCTTTATCCGTACCCCGTGCATCACCCCTGCGACAGACAGAGCCAA GTTAACTTCGATAACCCCGACTATGAGAGGTTTcccaattttaaaaatgttgttggcTATGAGGCAGTGGTTGGTCCTGGAGACGTGCTCTACATCCCTATGTATTG gTGGCATCACATAGAATCACTGCTGAGCGGTGGTGTGACCATAACAGTCAACTTCTGGTACAAG GGTGCGCCCACACCCAAGAGGATAGAATACCCACTGCGAGCTCATCAGAAGGTGGCCATTATGAGGAACATCGAGAAGATGCTGGGAGAAGCACTCGGTGACGCCCGAGAA